In Polyangiaceae bacterium, a genomic segment contains:
- a CDS encoding ABC transporter substrate-binding protein, with product MPTEFSSLDPRFTTRALDIKVTRLVHAGLAGLDRNSLEPVPLVAKSWRWRDASHLEVSLRPGLKFHSGKSLEVADVCATLTALADKRLGSPHRVVAESVGTCRDLGEGRLELTLAKPRATLLSDLEVPILRADQAASAQSATGDLDGLGPYRISHFDWAEVQLEVVPGQAAKLGLHVQGSSPPNPDGANAGTDPAAHVMIRTVRDENARALRLMAGSADIAPNAVSATILPALERRPELQVKSRPGANVTYMVFQNDRAPTRELGFRQAVGHAIDRKLLVETLLAGKAQVASGLFPQGHWAADPEAKPLGFDVGRARSVLTQAPAFTLTTSTDRARLTIARAIAQMLTDAGATVRVVALDLGVLLKRLDAGDFQLAVLQMPELTEPNILNWFFNPRGIPGEGGEGKNRARYRNPAVGTWLDTASKSNARAERRALYRQIARQMADDLPVLPLWHEDQVAVVSTRAQGFELDAVGRWGALAGASDPASPAGN from the coding sequence GTGCCGACGGAATTCAGCTCGCTGGATCCGCGTTTCACCACTCGCGCGCTGGACATCAAGGTCACGCGGCTCGTGCATGCGGGGCTCGCTGGCCTGGACCGCAACAGCCTGGAGCCAGTGCCCTTGGTGGCGAAGAGTTGGCGCTGGCGCGACGCCAGTCACCTCGAAGTCAGCTTGCGCCCCGGTCTAAAATTCCACAGTGGCAAATCACTCGAGGTCGCTGACGTGTGCGCCACACTCACGGCCTTGGCCGACAAGCGCCTCGGCAGCCCTCACCGCGTCGTCGCAGAGTCGGTCGGTACCTGTCGGGATTTGGGTGAGGGACGCCTGGAGCTCACTTTGGCCAAGCCTCGCGCCACGTTGCTCTCGGACCTTGAGGTGCCCATCCTACGCGCCGATCAGGCGGCCAGCGCCCAGAGCGCGACGGGAGACCTGGACGGGCTCGGTCCCTACCGGATCAGCCATTTCGACTGGGCCGAGGTGCAGCTGGAGGTCGTTCCGGGGCAAGCAGCGAAGCTCGGGCTCCACGTTCAGGGCTCCTCACCCCCAAACCCGGATGGAGCGAATGCAGGTACCGATCCAGCGGCGCACGTCATGATCCGCACGGTAAGGGATGAGAACGCGCGGGCGCTGCGGCTGATGGCGGGCAGCGCGGACATCGCGCCCAACGCCGTCTCCGCGACGATCTTGCCAGCCCTGGAACGGCGCCCGGAGCTCCAGGTGAAGTCACGCCCTGGCGCGAACGTCACCTATATGGTGTTCCAGAACGATCGTGCCCCGACGCGCGAGCTGGGGTTCAGGCAGGCAGTCGGTCACGCGATCGACCGCAAGCTGCTGGTCGAGACTTTGCTCGCAGGCAAGGCCCAAGTTGCGAGCGGGCTGTTTCCGCAAGGACACTGGGCGGCTGACCCGGAAGCCAAGCCCCTCGGCTTCGACGTCGGGCGGGCACGCTCCGTGTTGACTCAGGCCCCGGCGTTCACTCTCACGACGAGTACGGATCGCGCGCGCTTGACCATCGCGCGCGCCATCGCACAAATGCTCACCGATGCGGGCGCGACGGTGCGGGTGGTGGCTCTCGATCTCGGAGTGCTGCTCAAACGCCTGGACGCCGGTGATTTTCAGCTCGCAGTGCTGCAGATGCCAGAGCTCACGGAGCCCAACATCCTCAACTGGTTCTTTAATCCGCGCGGAATCCCTGGTGAAGGAGGCGAGGGCAAGAATCGCGCGCGCTACCGCAACCCCGCGGTTGGCACCTGGCTCGACACGGCGAGCAAATCCAACGCGCGAGCCGAGCGGCGCGCGCTGTACCGGCAAATCGCTCGGCAAATGGCCGACGATTTACCGGTGCTTCCACTCTGGCATGAGGACCAGGTGGCGGTGGTTTCAACGCGCGCGCAAGGCTTCGAACTAGACGCCGTTGGCCGCTGGGGCGCGCTCGCCGGAGCCTCCGATCCCGCATCCCCTGCGGGCAACTGA
- the dacB gene encoding D-alanyl-D-alanine carboxypeptidase/D-alanyl-D-alanine-endopeptidase has protein sequence MRKLNAWVAGTSLCVLSAAGGLWLSQEPPSVTPEPSKPLEAASVDSRIEELNRWVKEGKGQLSVRVLDVETGRRVAGVDDERALNPASNMKVVTAAAALELLGPDFNFRTGVYGALNDTHSTSLVLRGDGDPSFGMGEIWRLASALVQSGLRQVDGDILVDQGRFDGQYVPPAFDQQPNEWAYFRAPVSAIALEENTVTLNVVPTTDGSPARIWFDPPGFVNVSGQVKTVEKGKGQNVQLRLVPDGNKLRAELDGRVADSLPRQRFTKRVDDPTLLAGFALAHALTSLGVDIKGSVKPGGSGEKRELVHVPSPPLNVLVQRLGKDSDNFYAEMLFKAIAAHANPGEPSTFKQAAVQVSQWLAQVTPGTFPAPTPAGSSTSGAGAAPSAPQSADVILNGSGLFDANRLSAATLTRVLSHAYRDPRLSAEFVAQLSVGGVDGTLRSRLRKHRTSRAVRAKTGTLARVVALSGFVLREGKSPLAFSILVNGITDHAGVRQRMDRVVDALVELTEQQ, from the coding sequence ATGCGGAAACTCAATGCCTGGGTCGCGGGCACCTCGCTGTGTGTGCTCTCAGCAGCTGGGGGACTTTGGCTGTCGCAAGAGCCGCCGAGCGTTACCCCGGAACCGTCCAAGCCGCTGGAGGCGGCGTCGGTCGACTCACGCATCGAAGAGCTGAACCGCTGGGTGAAGGAAGGCAAGGGACAGCTCAGTGTGCGCGTCCTGGACGTCGAGACCGGGCGACGCGTCGCCGGCGTTGATGATGAGCGCGCGTTGAACCCTGCCTCCAACATGAAGGTGGTCACGGCTGCCGCCGCGCTCGAACTCTTGGGTCCTGACTTCAACTTTCGCACGGGGGTCTACGGTGCGCTGAATGATACGCACTCCACTTCGCTCGTGCTCCGCGGCGATGGCGATCCTTCGTTTGGGATGGGGGAGATCTGGCGGCTGGCGTCTGCGCTGGTGCAGAGTGGCCTGCGCCAAGTGGATGGAGACATCTTGGTCGATCAGGGGCGTTTCGATGGTCAATACGTGCCTCCCGCTTTCGATCAGCAGCCGAATGAGTGGGCGTACTTTCGTGCGCCGGTGAGCGCCATTGCCCTCGAGGAGAACACCGTCACCCTGAACGTCGTGCCGACGACTGACGGCAGTCCCGCGCGCATCTGGTTCGACCCGCCTGGCTTCGTCAACGTCAGTGGCCAGGTGAAGACGGTGGAGAAGGGCAAGGGGCAAAATGTGCAGCTCCGTTTGGTACCCGACGGAAACAAGCTTCGGGCCGAGCTCGACGGCCGTGTCGCGGACTCCTTGCCGAGGCAGCGCTTCACCAAGCGGGTGGATGACCCGACGCTACTCGCCGGCTTCGCCTTGGCCCACGCTCTGACGAGCCTTGGCGTTGATATCAAGGGGAGCGTGAAGCCCGGCGGCTCCGGAGAGAAGCGGGAGCTAGTGCACGTGCCCTCACCGCCGCTCAACGTCCTGGTGCAGCGCTTGGGTAAGGACAGTGACAATTTCTACGCAGAAATGCTGTTCAAGGCAATCGCGGCCCACGCGAACCCCGGTGAACCTTCGACCTTCAAGCAAGCCGCGGTGCAGGTCTCTCAGTGGCTTGCGCAGGTGACGCCGGGGACATTCCCGGCTCCCACGCCAGCGGGAAGCAGCACATCAGGAGCCGGTGCGGCCCCGTCCGCTCCCCAGTCTGCGGATGTGATCCTCAACGGTTCGGGTTTGTTCGACGCAAACCGTCTCAGCGCGGCGACTCTGACGCGGGTCCTGAGCCACGCTTACCGGGACCCGCGGCTGTCTGCCGAGTTCGTGGCTCAACTCTCCGTTGGTGGAGTGGACGGCACCCTGCGGTCGCGTCTGCGCAAGCACCGCACTAGCCGCGCCGTGCGAGCCAAGACGGGGACCCTCGCGCGGGTCGTTGCGCTCAGCGGGTTCGTGCTGCGCGAGGGGAAGTCGCCTCTTGCGTTCAGCATTCTGGTCAATGGAATCACGGACCACGCGGGGGTCCGGCAACGCATGGATCGTGTGGTGGACGCTTTGGTCGAACTGACCGAGCAGCAGTAG
- a CDS encoding MATE family efflux transporter, translating into MSASSPTPESASGSEPTAALQEVTEPPKAAKRDLTQGPVGPTLTRLAIPMAFGIGAVILFGVVDTIYVGQLGPEPLAAMSFTFPIVFTVMSLSMGMGIGVMSVISRAIGEGDDQKVTRLATHGLMLAFLLVVMLAAIGLLTLDPLFAALGAGPELMPMIKAYMVPWYLGVGLLVVPMVGNACIRATGDTKTPGLIMMLAGGVNVVLDPLMIFGIGPFPRWELMGAAVATVISWMITFVAAFWILTRREKMLSLSYLRPSGVLESWKHILTVGLPAAATNMLVPIAAAVLTRIASRFGHSAVAAYGVGTRVESLSMIGIIALSASATPFAGQNFGARKSARIREALKFGAKACVVWGLGVALVLGVAAPLIAGWFSSEGDVITPAAWYMRLVPISYGAYGVSVFAVSVFNGINRPLNAGMVIVIRLFVLAVPLALLGAMIEGLYGMFLGVTIANVIIGGLALVLVRAQVKKLDDQFGLSPQTPG; encoded by the coding sequence TTGTCCGCTTCATCCCCCACGCCGGAATCGGCCTCTGGCTCCGAGCCGACCGCGGCGCTTCAAGAGGTGACCGAACCCCCGAAGGCGGCCAAGCGCGATCTCACCCAGGGGCCGGTAGGACCAACGCTTACGCGGCTCGCCATTCCCATGGCGTTCGGCATCGGTGCGGTGATCCTCTTCGGTGTCGTCGACACCATCTACGTCGGGCAACTCGGACCCGAGCCGCTCGCGGCGATGAGCTTCACCTTTCCCATCGTGTTCACTGTGATGAGCTTATCCATGGGCATGGGGATCGGCGTGATGAGCGTCATCTCTCGCGCGATAGGCGAGGGGGACGATCAAAAGGTCACCCGGCTCGCGACCCATGGCTTGATGCTGGCGTTCTTGCTGGTGGTGATGCTTGCCGCGATCGGTCTCTTGACGCTGGATCCGTTGTTCGCGGCGCTCGGTGCGGGACCCGAGCTGATGCCAATGATCAAGGCGTATATGGTGCCTTGGTATCTTGGCGTCGGGCTGTTGGTGGTGCCGATGGTGGGCAACGCGTGTATCCGGGCGACCGGTGACACCAAGACGCCGGGGCTGATCATGATGCTCGCCGGCGGCGTGAACGTGGTCCTCGACCCGTTGATGATTTTCGGGATTGGTCCGTTTCCGCGCTGGGAGCTGATGGGGGCGGCGGTAGCGACGGTCATCTCCTGGATGATCACGTTCGTGGCGGCGTTCTGGATCCTCACGCGTCGTGAGAAGATGTTGTCGCTCAGCTACTTGCGACCGAGCGGCGTGCTCGAGTCTTGGAAGCACATTTTGACTGTCGGGTTGCCCGCAGCGGCCACGAATATGCTGGTTCCGATCGCTGCGGCCGTGCTGACTCGCATCGCCTCGCGTTTTGGCCACAGCGCGGTCGCCGCCTATGGCGTGGGTACGCGTGTGGAGTCGCTGTCGATGATCGGCATCATCGCGCTCAGCGCTTCTGCTACGCCGTTCGCCGGACAAAACTTCGGAGCGCGCAAGAGCGCTCGTATCCGCGAGGCACTGAAGTTCGGAGCCAAGGCCTGCGTGGTTTGGGGGTTAGGGGTGGCGCTGGTGCTCGGTGTAGCTGCCCCGCTGATTGCTGGGTGGTTCAGCTCCGAGGGGGATGTGATAACCCCCGCTGCCTGGTACATGCGCTTGGTCCCGATCAGCTACGGTGCCTACGGCGTGTCCGTCTTCGCGGTGAGCGTCTTCAACGGGATCAACCGACCGCTGAACGCCGGCATGGTGATTGTGATCCGCTTGTTCGTCCTGGCGGTGCCCCTCGCGCTGCTGGGCGCGATGATCGAGGGTCTGTACGGGATGTTCCTGGGCGTGACGATCGCCAACGTGATCATTGGGGGACTCGCCCTGGTGTTGGTGCGCGCCCAGGTGAAGAAGCTGGACGACCAGTTTGGCCTCTCCCCCCAAACCCCTGGCTAA
- a CDS encoding cytochrome C oxidase subunit IV family protein, protein MSNDDEVTKAEGPDAKKRGSDHPPAKSAKDDHGHGAHDDHDDHGLAHTMPIKGLIGVWAALMVLTVLTVSVTRFDMGYTLNLVIAMVIATVKAALVMLFFMHLWWDKRFNVLIFLSSFLFVALFVGLTVNDRGEYQRDINAYDDAKAQ, encoded by the coding sequence ATGTCGAACGACGATGAGGTGACGAAGGCCGAAGGCCCCGACGCCAAGAAGCGTGGTTCGGATCATCCTCCGGCCAAGAGCGCCAAGGACGATCATGGCCATGGCGCCCACGACGATCACGACGATCACGGGCTCGCTCACACGATGCCCATCAAGGGTCTGATCGGGGTCTGGGCAGCGCTGATGGTGCTGACGGTCCTGACCGTGAGCGTCACCCGCTTCGACATGGGCTACACGCTGAACCTCGTGATCGCGATGGTGATCGCGACGGTCAAGGCCGCCCTCGTCATGCTCTTCTTCATGCACCTGTGGTGGGACAAGCGCTTCAACGTGCTGATCTTCCTCAGCTCGTTCCTCTTCGTGGCGCTGTTCGTGGGCCTAACCGTGAATGACCGCGGCGAGTACCAACGGGACATCAACGCGTACGACGACGCCAAGGCGCAGTAA
- a CDS encoding cytochrome c oxidase subunit 3 family protein gives MTDTTADAHAGHEHGHGDGPHLAHHFDSYQQQFDTGKLGIWLFLAQEILFFSALFVAYITYRAMHPEVFIWAHYYLDTQLGAINTGVLIVSSLTAAWAVRCAQNANKQGLVINIVITIACAFGFLGIKYKEYSHKIHDGLVWGPADAEIPWMRHNPKEEVWELHEFRAHHPEVAQAAEEAAKEGKSRAQIAEIARKAGGGKDYGIVRPNHSNIFFGIYFFMTGLHGIHVIAGIIVWVWLLIRALKGQFGPKYFGPIDYAALYWHLVDLIWIYLFPLLYLIH, from the coding sequence ATGACTGACACCACTGCGGATGCGCATGCCGGCCACGAGCACGGACACGGTGACGGACCTCACCTAGCGCACCACTTCGACAGCTACCAACAGCAGTTCGACACCGGAAAGCTCGGTATCTGGCTGTTCCTGGCGCAGGAGATCCTGTTCTTCAGCGCGTTGTTCGTGGCCTACATCACGTACCGCGCGATGCACCCGGAGGTCTTCATCTGGGCGCACTACTACCTGGACACCCAGCTCGGCGCGATCAACACCGGCGTGCTGATCGTCTCCAGTCTCACGGCTGCGTGGGCGGTGCGCTGCGCTCAGAACGCGAACAAGCAAGGTTTGGTGATCAACATCGTGATCACCATCGCCTGCGCTTTCGGATTCTTGGGCATCAAGTACAAGGAGTACTCGCACAAGATCCACGACGGTCTCGTGTGGGGTCCCGCGGACGCCGAAATTCCCTGGATGCGCCACAACCCGAAGGAAGAGGTGTGGGAGCTCCACGAGTTCCGAGCGCATCACCCTGAGGTCGCGCAGGCCGCGGAAGAGGCTGCAAAGGAAGGCAAGAGCCGCGCGCAGATCGCCGAGATCGCCCGTAAGGCCGGCGGAGGCAAGGACTACGGCATCGTGCGTCCGAACCACTCCAACATCTTCTTCGGCATCTACTTCTTCATGACCGGCCTCCACGGTATCCACGTCATCGCGGGTATCATCGTGTGGGTTTGGCTACTGATCCGCGCCCTGAAGGGCCAGTTCGGGCCGAAGTACTTTGGTCCAATCGACTACGCCGCCTTGTACTGGCACTTGGTCGACTTGATCTGGATCTACCTCTTCCCGCTGCTTTACCTGATTCACTGA
- the ctaD gene encoding cytochrome c oxidase subunit I, with protein sequence MASTTTTPDAFGNAHPSADESYLTNEKGLRSWILTLDHKRIGVMYLIGVLLSFALGGFFALMVRTELFTPGRTIMDADTYNQMFTLHGAVMVFLVIIPGIPAALGNFVLPIQLGAKDVAFPRLNLFSFHLWTIGALFLVLSMYISAADTGWTFYTPYSTTTTTAVIPATFGAFILGFSSIFTGLNMIVTIHKLRPPGMTWFRMPLFCWAIYATAIMQVLATPVLGITLLMLIVERAFHVGIFDPALGGDPVLYEHFFWFYSHPAVYIMIVPAFGVISEVIAAFSRKSIFGYKFIALSSVAIAILGFLVWGHHMFVSGQSSLAGTIFSAITFLIAIPTAIKIFNWLATMYKGRIFLDTPMLYALAFLWVFTIGGVTGMYLSVMSTDVHLHDTYFVVAHFHYVMMGGAITAFFAGLHYWWPKLSGRMYDEKMGRISTVIVFLGLNLTFFPQFIMGSNGMPRRYYNYLEEFTIYHQLSTVGAYLMGLGFLLTAINFIRSLRKKPDAPKNPWGARTLEWETTSPPPYYNYHTPPVVDFGPYDYDDLVYDKKVGGYVHKAELKA encoded by the coding sequence ATGGCCAGCACGACAACAACCCCCGACGCATTCGGCAACGCTCATCCGTCCGCGGATGAGAGTTACCTCACGAACGAGAAAGGTCTTCGTTCGTGGATCCTCACGCTGGACCACAAGCGGATCGGCGTGATGTACCTGATCGGTGTACTTCTCTCGTTCGCGCTCGGCGGCTTCTTCGCCTTGATGGTGCGAACGGAGCTCTTCACTCCAGGCCGCACCATCATGGATGCGGACACCTACAACCAGATGTTCACGCTGCACGGGGCAGTGATGGTCTTCCTGGTCATCATCCCGGGTATCCCCGCGGCACTCGGCAACTTCGTGCTGCCGATTCAGCTCGGCGCCAAGGACGTCGCGTTCCCGAGACTGAACCTGTTCAGCTTCCATCTCTGGACCATCGGGGCGCTGTTCCTGGTGCTCAGCATGTACATCAGCGCGGCGGACACGGGCTGGACCTTCTACACCCCGTACAGCACCACCACGACCACCGCGGTGATTCCCGCGACGTTCGGCGCTTTCATCCTCGGCTTCAGCTCGATCTTCACCGGGCTGAACATGATCGTGACGATCCACAAGCTGCGTCCGCCGGGCATGACCTGGTTCCGTATGCCGCTGTTTTGCTGGGCCATCTACGCCACGGCGATCATGCAGGTGCTCGCGACGCCAGTGCTCGGCATCACGCTGCTCATGCTGATCGTCGAGCGTGCGTTCCACGTCGGCATCTTTGACCCAGCGCTGGGTGGTGACCCCGTGCTCTACGAGCACTTCTTCTGGTTCTACTCACATCCTGCGGTCTACATCATGATCGTGCCGGCCTTCGGCGTGATCAGTGAGGTTATCGCCGCGTTCAGCCGCAAATCGATCTTCGGCTACAAGTTCATCGCGCTGTCTTCGGTCGCGATCGCGATCCTCGGCTTCCTCGTGTGGGGCCACCACATGTTCGTCAGCGGCCAGTCTTCGCTAGCTGGCACGATCTTCAGCGCCATCACGTTCCTGATCGCAATCCCGACCGCGATCAAGATCTTCAACTGGCTCGCGACCATGTACAAAGGTCGAATCTTCCTCGACACCCCGATGCTGTACGCCTTGGCGTTCCTCTGGGTGTTCACCATCGGTGGCGTCACGGGCATGTACCTCTCCGTGATGAGCACGGACGTGCACCTCCACGACACCTACTTCGTCGTGGCGCACTTCCACTACGTCATGATGGGCGGCGCCATCACCGCGTTCTTCGCCGGTCTCCACTACTGGTGGCCGAAGCTCAGCGGCCGGATGTACGACGAGAAGATGGGCCGCATCTCCACGGTCATCGTGTTCTTGGGCCTGAACCTGACGTTCTTCCCCCAGTTCATCATGGGCTCGAACGGCATGCCCCGCCGCTACTACAACTACCTCGAGGAGTTCACCATCTACCACCAGCTGTCCACGGTTGGCGCGTACCTGATGGGCCTCGGCTTCTTGCTCACGGCGATCAACTTCATCCGTTCCCTGCGGAAGAAGCCCGACGCTCCCAAGAACCCGTGGGGCGCCCGCACCCTGGAGTGGGAGACCACCTCCCCGCCGCCCTACTACAACTATCACACGCCCCCGGTCGTCGACTTTGGCCCGTACGACTACGACGACCTCGTCTACGACAAGAAGGTAGGCGGCTACGTGCACAAGGCGGAGTTGAAGGCCTGA
- the coxB gene encoding cytochrome c oxidase subunit II — protein MLLAALQPGDKPKIPVSPNFWTPTESSTFAKDTDWLFQFITWTSTVVTLGVVAAMVYFCVKYRATDRSKNERPTSTVDHDNTLEITWSVIPLFFVIAFFVFGFKGWIDLRTPPKDTYDIHATAQKWKWLFQYPSGYVSDTLHVPKDRPVKVILESQDVIHSFYVPAFRQKMDAVPGRYTYAWFQAIETGEFPLFCAEYCGTSHSDMITKVVVQEQADFDAWLEKAAKDEEEQALKNPVAYGETLYNRNGCATCHSTDGSIKVGPTFKGLYGKTESFTDGTSAAVDENYVRESIEDPQAKIVKGFPASMPTFKGKLSNNQIRAITEFIKSQK, from the coding sequence ATGCTGCTTGCTGCACTGCAGCCGGGCGACAAGCCAAAAATCCCTGTTAGCCCGAACTTCTGGACCCCCACGGAGTCGTCCACCTTCGCGAAGGACACGGACTGGCTGTTCCAGTTCATCACCTGGACCAGCACGGTGGTGACCCTCGGTGTGGTCGCCGCGATGGTGTACTTCTGCGTGAAGTACCGCGCGACGGATCGTTCCAAAAACGAGCGGCCGACCAGTACGGTCGACCACGACAACACCCTGGAGATCACCTGGTCGGTGATTCCGCTGTTCTTCGTGATCGCGTTCTTCGTCTTCGGCTTCAAAGGCTGGATCGACCTGCGCACCCCGCCCAAGGACACGTACGACATTCACGCCACGGCCCAGAAGTGGAAGTGGCTGTTCCAGTATCCGAGCGGATACGTCAGCGACACCCTCCACGTGCCGAAGGATCGCCCCGTCAAGGTCATCCTCGAGAGTCAGGACGTGATCCACTCCTTCTACGTGCCGGCATTCCGCCAAAAGATGGATGCGGTTCCCGGGCGCTACACCTACGCCTGGTTCCAGGCGATTGAAACTGGCGAGTTTCCACTCTTCTGCGCGGAGTACTGCGGCACCTCCCACTCGGACATGATCACCAAGGTCGTGGTCCAGGAGCAGGCGGACTTTGACGCCTGGCTTGAGAAGGCAGCAAAGGACGAAGAGGAGCAAGCCCTCAAGAACCCAGTTGCCTACGGCGAGACGCTCTACAACCGCAACGGCTGTGCAACCTGCCACTCGACGGATGGCTCCATCAAGGTCGGCCCCACCTTCAAGGGGCTCTACGGCAAGACCGAGAGCTTCACGGACGGCACCAGCGCCGCCGTCGACGAAAACTACGTTCGTGAGTCGATCGAGGATCCCCAGGCGAAGATCGTCAAGGGCTTCCCCGCGAGCATGCCCACCTTCAAGGGCAAGCTGTCGAACAACCAGATCCGCGCGATCACCGAGTTCATCAAGAGCCAGAAGTGA
- a CDS encoding SCO family protein: MSAAVVSSWLKRAERAVLCALLLVLALTAAPTTAFATELGDATPSKPKRLNGIDVDEHLDTDLPLDLAFTDSDGKPVKLGDFFDGERPVIITLNYSDCPMLCSLQLTGLVKGMKQMDWTAGKDFRVVTVSLNPKEKPERSAETKKRYVTEYGRPDAQAGWHFLTGSEDNIKALANAIGFRYGYNEVRKEYVHPAALTLATPNGKIARYLYGIEYHPKTLRLGLVESSEGKIGSTVDKLILYCFHYDSGEGKYAPVAMNIMQVAGGATALLLGGVLSSLWANEFRKRRKRDKNKNDPQSADDESTNSDQES, from the coding sequence ATGTCCGCGGCGGTGGTCTCCAGTTGGCTGAAGCGAGCTGAGCGAGCAGTTCTCTGTGCGCTGTTGCTCGTGCTCGCCCTGACCGCCGCCCCGACAACTGCTTTCGCAACCGAGCTGGGCGACGCCACACCATCAAAGCCCAAGCGCCTGAATGGTATCGATGTCGACGAGCATCTCGACACGGACCTCCCGCTGGATCTCGCCTTCACCGACAGCGACGGCAAGCCGGTCAAGCTTGGTGACTTCTTCGATGGCGAACGCCCAGTCATCATCACGCTGAACTACTCAGACTGCCCCATGCTCTGCAGCCTGCAGCTCACCGGACTGGTGAAGGGCATGAAGCAGATGGACTGGACCGCCGGGAAAGATTTCCGCGTGGTAACCGTCAGCCTCAACCCCAAGGAAAAGCCCGAGCGCTCCGCAGAGACCAAGAAGCGCTACGTCACGGAGTACGGACGCCCCGATGCTCAAGCGGGCTGGCACTTCCTCACAGGGAGCGAAGACAACATCAAGGCTTTGGCCAACGCGATCGGCTTTCGCTATGGCTACAACGAGGTCCGCAAAGAGTACGTGCACCCTGCGGCGCTGACCCTAGCCACGCCAAATGGCAAGATCGCGCGTTACCTCTACGGCATCGAGTATCACCCGAAGACCCTACGCTTGGGTCTGGTCGAGTCCTCCGAAGGCAAGATCGGCTCCACTGTCGATAAGCTGATTCTGTACTGCTTTCACTACGATTCCGGTGAAGGCAAATACGCACCCGTGGCCATGAACATCATGCAGGTCGCGGGTGGGGCTACCGCCCTCCTCCTAGGCGGTGTGCTGTCCTCGCTCTGGGCCAATGAGTTCCGGAAGCGACGCAAGCGAGACAAGAACAAGAACGATCCGCAATCCGCGGACGACGAGTCCACCAACTCGGACCAAGAGTCATGA